The Nitrospiraceae bacterium region ATCCAATATTTGGTTTGTTCAGCTATCTCTTCATCTTCTATAACCCACCCGCAGCGTCGTGGTGGGGAGCTGAGATTCCGGATTTACGTTGGTCACTCCTTGCTGCAGTGGTCACCTTAATCGCAACGATATGGAGGGCTTCTTCCAGCACAGGTCCTTCATGGTTTGCCAACTGGGGCGTACGCCTACTTTTTGCTTATACCCTGTGGGTGTGGATTCAAAGCATCTGGGCGGTCGATATATCCAAGAATTTGGAAGGTGCCATTCTCTTTACGAAATATCTGGTACTAGCTTATTTAATTACTCACATCGTATTAAATGAGGAAGGCTTTGAATTCTTCTCCTGGGTCCATGTTGTCGGCTGCTTCATGTGGGGATGGATCGCCTACACAACTCCGCAAGGGGGTCGCTTGGAGTCGATTGGAGCCGGTGATGTTGCGGGCTCCAACGGGGCTGCGATGCATTTAACGACAGGCCTTTTCTTTGCTGGGATTATGTTCCTGACGCTTCCAGGCAGTAAGCGCTGGGTGGTATTACTCATGATTCCATTCTTGTTGAACGCATTCGTCTTGGCTCTTAGCAGAGGTGGCTTTCTCGGTCTCTTAAGCGGCGGTGTTGTGTCATTCTACCTGAGTCCACGAACATACCGAAAGCATATTTATGCCGCTGCTGCGTTAGCCGTTCTTTTACTTCTCCTCCTCGCACATCCACTTTTTTGGGAACGAGTAGGCACGCTTCAAACTTCCGATGTATCGACGATGGATGTTAGCGCGAAAGGGAGGCTCGACCTTATAAACTATCAGTGGAAGATGTTTTTGGACAATCCACTGGGAGTAGGGCACAGAGGGAACGAAGTTCTGAGTCCCCGTTACATGCCGCAGGAACTGCTCGAAGGACAGGGAGTACTGGTTGCAGAGGAGAAAAGGATAGCGGCGCATAACACATTTATGGCAGTTCTTGTTGACCAGGGGCTCCCTGGAGCTATTATGTTCATTCTGTTGATAACGTGGTTCACGGTTTCGTTCGTCCATCTAAAGTCACTTGATGATAAGGGTCTGGCTCCATTACTGGGAATGTACAGGGTAGCTCTAGGCTGTTCGTTCGTATCTTGGTTTGTGGCGGGACAGTTCAGTAACTTCATGAAGGCAGAGGTGTGGATCTGGATTCTTGCCTTGCTTGTTGCTTTGACTCGTGTCTCCCATGAGTCGATCAAGAATGAGAGGGTTAATACGTCGGAAAGCTCTGTACATGAGCGTAACCGTACTGTCGCTGTATCCCAAGTGTCGCTCAGCTAACCAAATTAAATAGATCCACAGACCCAGATGAAAGTTTTTCGACTCAAAAAGCGTATCTTGGGAGCTGGAGTGTGGATCCTGGTTGTTATAGGCACACTCCTACTGTTTGAAGGATTTCTTATTACGTTCAATCTTTTCCCCCCCCGCTATGAATATGGCGAGCCTGATTTGGGTTGGGCGCCTCTTATGCCAGGCAAGATCAATCAGGGGACCTGCACCGACGAGTCTTCAGGGCAGAGGATCTCGATACTACAGAATGAACTCGGCATTCGGACTGGAGTAGGAGTGGACGAACTCCGGTCGGACCGCGAGAGCTTTAAAATAGCAGTCGTGGGTGATTCTCAAACCGCACTATGCGCACCAAACTCTCAAACTCATCCTGGCGTGCTTGAAGAGGTAATGAGAGAACAGAGACGAAAGGTGCAAGTTCTATCATATGGACAAGGTCGCTACTCTCCCCTACAGGACTATCTGCTCTTTAAGAGGCGGTTGAAGCAATTTAACCCTCCGGCACTCGTCATGAACTTTTATACTGGAAACGACTTTTACGATATGCTTCGCGTAGATGACAGACCGCACTTTGTGAAATCAGAGGCTGGCTATGAGGTTCACCCACCGATCTGGTACCGCTACGAAGATCCGTACAAAGACCACACTAGCCGAATTCTTTTCATCGTTCGATCTCTGGCCAAATTCGCTGGAGTAGAGAATTTGTCAGCTCGATTGCGCTTCCTTTTATCCGTCGCAACGCAGCAAAATCAGGGCTTGCACAAGGTGGTATCTTACGCCAACGACCTCAGGGCATCCTTGGAGCCGGAGGTAGGATATCCAGAAGCTTTTGCTGCACAAATTCTGAATCAACAGATTTTCTTTCATCATTTTCCCAACAGTCGTGAAGAAAGCATCCAAAGGGTTCGATTCTTATTGCAAA contains the following coding sequences:
- a CDS encoding O-antigen ligase family protein, with translation MNLTAILILGLYALGLAAALLRHPIFGLFSYLFIFYNPPAASWWGAEIPDLRWSLLAAVVTLIATIWRASSSTGPSWFANWGVRLLFAYTLWVWIQSIWAVDISKNLEGAILFTKYLVLAYLITHIVLNEEGFEFFSWVHVVGCFMWGWIAYTTPQGGRLESIGAGDVAGSNGAAMHLTTGLFFAGIMFLTLPGSKRWVVLLMIPFLLNAFVLALSRGGFLGLLSGGVVSFYLSPRTYRKHIYAAAALAVLLLLLLAHPLFWERVGTLQTSDVSTMDVSAKGRLDLINYQWKMFLDNPLGVGHRGNEVLSPRYMPQELLEGQGVLVAEEKRIAAHNTFMAVLVDQGLPGAIMFILLITWFTVSFVHLKSLDDKGLAPLLGMYRVALGCSFVSWFVAGQFSNFMKAEVWIWILALLVALTRVSHESIKNERVNTSESSVHERNRTVAVSQVSLS